The Peribacillus sp. FSL P2-0133 genome has a segment encoding these proteins:
- a CDS encoding GNAT family N-acetyltransferase, protein MFPVLNTERLRFREIRESDAEAVFQCLSKDEVTRFYGQDSLKNVEQAKDIITSFAKNYLEKRAIRWGIERKDTQELIGTIGFHAHSPKYRRAEIGYEIHPVHWRKGFASEALKEIIAYGFNDLDLTRIGAVVFLENEPSSELLLKLGFIQEGILRSYIYQNGIPHDTYVYSLLK, encoded by the coding sequence GGTTACGCTTTCGGGAAATTCGTGAAAGTGATGCGGAAGCTGTTTTCCAATGCTTATCAAAAGATGAAGTCACCCGCTTTTATGGCCAGGATTCTTTGAAAAATGTCGAACAGGCGAAGGACATCATAACGTCTTTTGCGAAAAACTATCTTGAAAAACGAGCAATCCGATGGGGGATTGAAAGAAAAGATACACAGGAATTGATTGGTACCATCGGTTTTCATGCCCACAGTCCCAAATACAGACGGGCGGAAATCGGTTATGAAATCCATCCAGTACATTGGCGTAAAGGATTTGCGTCAGAAGCTCTTAAAGAAATTATCGCTTACGGTTTCAACGACCTTGATTTAACCCGCATCGGCGCGGTCGTTTTCCTGGAAAACGAGCCATCAAGTGAGCTCTTGCTTAAGCTGGGCTTCATCCAGGAAGGAATATTAAGGAGCTATATTTACCAAAACGGTATCCCTCATGATACATATGTGTATTCTTTGCTGAAGTGA
- a CDS encoding hydantoinase B/oxoprolinase family protein: protein MSNKQLIDQSGVGTGLDPVTFEVIKNGFVNLVDQMAEQILRTCYSFVIYNRDFSCALCDAEGNTVMQGTQDISVHVGTLHLTAKAVLEDFDGDIHPGDVFLVNDPYRGGTHFNDTRVLLPVFHENKLIAFMQTNGHWADMGGSTPGSFDINAKEHFGEGVRIPPLRIYSKGTFLKDVVNVLVSNMRVPEERVGDLRAQVEAAKVGERQLFAIIEKYGIDTTLSAFTEVQNYVERLARAKVAALPNGTWETVDYIDMDPEAGDGLIPIRVKMTITDDEIHYDLSGSHSYIGCFLNAGFGASLSAAYSGTKTFFPEIPLNSGFYRVVKIELPENSVVNAPAPIAVTGFCSGAYEKIMSACFELWSNIMPERAIACSFNLEYLLIGGWDQRQEQDKYFMWYDWMAGGHGGRYDRDGVNATSPTFGLGLSVQPCEGQERLSPVVTMKHEIITDSAGPGKYRGGCGVEKGGTLTNVKNTVMSYCCDRSRSITWGIFGGLPSSPHGAWLNPGKEDERYLGAIFSNVKVQQGDSFVRPSAGGGGLGDPLERSPEDVLEDVIDEYVSIERAKKDYGVVIKEIDKDLDLFEIDVEATEQARAYIRNNRKQWLEENIESVEDKFANGELDSLDVIRQYGVIIDYATNKVLPESTKQFRESMKTRSLAYWK from the coding sequence TTGTCGAATAAACAGTTAATTGACCAATCTGGAGTTGGAACAGGTTTAGATCCGGTGACATTTGAAGTGATAAAAAATGGCTTCGTTAACCTTGTAGATCAGATGGCTGAACAAATCCTTCGGACATGCTATTCCTTCGTCATTTATAATCGGGATTTCAGCTGTGCGCTTTGTGATGCAGAAGGAAATACAGTCATGCAAGGGACGCAGGATATTTCGGTTCATGTAGGAACACTGCATCTAACGGCAAAGGCGGTGCTCGAGGACTTCGATGGTGATATCCATCCCGGGGACGTATTCTTGGTCAATGACCCGTATCGGGGCGGTACTCATTTCAATGACACACGGGTTCTCTTGCCAGTCTTTCATGAGAACAAGCTCATTGCGTTCATGCAGACGAATGGCCACTGGGCCGACATGGGGGGCTCGACACCTGGCTCCTTTGATATCAATGCCAAGGAACATTTCGGCGAGGGAGTAAGGATTCCGCCGCTAAGGATATATAGTAAAGGAACATTTTTAAAAGATGTCGTCAATGTGCTCGTTTCGAACATGCGCGTCCCTGAGGAACGTGTCGGCGATCTTCGTGCTCAAGTGGAAGCGGCCAAGGTAGGCGAGCGCCAGTTGTTTGCCATCATCGAGAAGTATGGAATCGATACGACTTTGTCTGCCTTTACGGAAGTTCAGAATTATGTGGAGCGATTGGCAAGGGCCAAGGTTGCGGCTTTACCGAATGGAACCTGGGAGACCGTTGATTATATTGATATGGACCCGGAAGCCGGAGACGGTCTGATCCCGATCCGGGTTAAGATGACCATCACGGATGACGAGATCCATTATGATCTTTCTGGATCGCATTCTTATATCGGCTGCTTTTTGAATGCCGGTTTCGGGGCATCTTTATCAGCAGCATACTCGGGAACCAAGACATTCTTTCCTGAAATACCTTTGAACTCCGGCTTTTACAGAGTGGTGAAGATCGAACTGCCGGAAAACTCCGTCGTCAATGCCCCGGCACCGATTGCCGTAACCGGTTTTTGTTCAGGGGCCTATGAAAAAATCATGAGTGCGTGCTTCGAGCTCTGGTCCAACATCATGCCGGAAAGAGCGATCGCATGCTCATTTAACCTGGAGTATTTACTTATCGGCGGTTGGGATCAACGCCAGGAGCAAGATAAATACTTCATGTGGTATGACTGGATGGCCGGCGGTCATGGAGGACGCTATGACCGGGATGGTGTGAACGCCACTTCGCCGACATTCGGTTTGGGCCTCAGTGTACAGCCTTGCGAAGGGCAAGAAAGATTGTCACCAGTCGTGACGATGAAGCATGAAATCATCACCGACTCTGCCGGGCCTGGGAAATACCGCGGCGGGTGCGGCGTAGAAAAGGGTGGAACACTCACGAATGTCAAAAACACCGTCATGTCCTATTGCTGTGACCGTTCCCGTTCAATAACATGGGGGATTTTTGGAGGGCTTCCTTCTTCCCCGCATGGAGCATGGCTGAATCCTGGTAAGGAAGACGAACGATATTTAGGTGCGATTTTCTCAAATGTGAAGGTGCAGCAAGGAGATTCCTTTGTACGCCCATCCGCTGGGGGCGGGGGACTGGGAGATCCGCTTGAAAGAAGTCCCGAAGATGTCTTGGAAGATGTTATCGATGAGTATGTTTCAATTGAGCGAGCCAAAAAAGACTATGGAGTCGTGATCAAGGAAATCGATAAAGATCTCGATTTATTCGAAATAGATGTTGAAGCAACAGAACAAGCTAGGGCGTATATCAGGAACAACCGTAAACAATGGCTTGAGGAAAACATAGAAAGCGTGGAAGATAAATTCGCCAATGGCGAGCTGGATAGTCTGGATGTCATTCGCCAGTATGGTGTCATCATCGATTATGCAACGAATAAAGTCCTGCCAGAATCAACAAAACAGTTCCGTGAATCAATGAAAACCCGTTCATTGGCTTATTGGAAGTAA
- a CDS encoding STAS domain-containing protein, whose protein sequence is MSFVYEEEKIMEFLLQNKSEFEEYLLSEAVNVRGKIEEILLIGNVDLLNNAHKLIRYIVEQNETDMIAFAEQEGVTWATHSLTLSFKLEWIQAIRRTLWTFLYKFESAKVVFSESKTFFELEKKVNEKVDVFLKSFFVSYSDYKDKLILAQQNLVENLSVPIIPVTSTTCVLPLIGTIDNTRIQIIEEKVLQEIGKLRIQTLILDLSGIIEMEVEIINDLLKILDGTAMMGCKAVVTGLRPEVVTKMIRSGVQIENRAETKGTLQQALKDYLVVT, encoded by the coding sequence GTGAGTTTTGTTTATGAGGAAGAAAAGATAATGGAATTCCTTTTGCAGAATAAAAGTGAGTTTGAAGAATATCTTTTATCAGAAGCTGTCAATGTCAGGGGTAAAATTGAAGAAATTCTGCTGATTGGAAATGTCGACCTTTTGAATAATGCCCATAAGCTCATCCGTTATATAGTGGAACAGAATGAAACGGATATGATTGCATTTGCCGAACAAGAGGGAGTTACGTGGGCAACCCACTCTTTGACGCTTTCATTCAAGCTGGAATGGATTCAGGCCATCCGCAGAACGCTTTGGACATTTCTTTATAAGTTCGAAAGTGCAAAAGTAGTGTTCAGTGAATCCAAAACCTTTTTTGAATTAGAGAAAAAAGTTAATGAAAAGGTTGATGTATTTCTTAAATCCTTTTTCGTCAGCTACTCCGATTACAAAGACAAATTGATTCTGGCTCAGCAAAACTTGGTGGAAAATCTATCCGTCCCGATCATTCCAGTCACTTCCACTACCTGCGTCCTTCCGTTAATTGGTACAATCGATAATACACGTATACAGATAATCGAGGAAAAAGTATTGCAGGAGATAGGTAAACTGCGGATACAGACCTTGATCTTGGATTTATCCGGTATCATCGAAATGGAAGTTGAAATCATTAATGATTTATTGAAAATCCTCGATGGAACGGCAATGATGGGGTGTAAAGCTGTAGTGACAGGATTACGCCCTGAAGTGGTAACGAAAATGATCCGTTCAGGGGTTCAAATCGAGAATAGAGCAGAAACAAAGGGTACGCTGCAGCAGGCCTTGAAGGACTATCTTGTAGTCACCTAA
- a CDS encoding DJ-1/PfpI family protein codes for MKKVLMLLSNGFEAVEASVFTDVLGWNKLEGDGTTDLVTVGLHEQLKCTWNFIVQPELTLDQVNLDDFDALAIPGGFEEAGFYEDAYDQRFLDVIKYFHDKNKIIATICVGSLPLGRSGILNGRKATTYNHPTSKRQGQLKDFGAIVVNEPIVVTDNIITSYNPSTGFDVAFTLLEMLTSKDNCKHVKELMGFH; via the coding sequence ATGAAAAAAGTATTGATGCTGCTATCCAATGGATTCGAAGCGGTTGAAGCAAGTGTGTTTACAGATGTATTGGGCTGGAATAAATTAGAGGGTGATGGTACGACTGATCTGGTTACGGTAGGACTTCATGAACAATTGAAATGCACATGGAATTTCATCGTGCAGCCGGAATTGACCCTCGATCAAGTGAACCTTGATGACTTCGATGCTTTGGCCATTCCAGGAGGTTTTGAAGAAGCCGGTTTCTATGAGGATGCTTATGATCAGAGGTTTCTTGATGTGATCAAGTATTTTCATGATAAAAACAAAATCATAGCAACCATTTGTGTAGGCTCTCTACCACTAGGAAGAAGCGGGATATTGAATGGAAGAAAGGCCACTACATACAATCATCCAACCAGTAAGAGACAGGGGCAGCTAAAAGATTTTGGTGCGATTGTCGTTAATGAACCGATTGTCGTCACGGACAATATCATTACATCCTACAATCCTTCCACAGGATTCGACGTTGCCTTTACGCTCTTGGAAATGCTCACTTCCAAAGATAATTGTAAACATGTGAAGGAATTGATGGGCTTCCATTAA
- a CDS encoding Lrp/AsnC family transcriptional regulator, whose protein sequence is MDRTDKKILSLLENNGRMSMKELAQEVSLTAPATKERVNKLEESGVIKGYKTEISLEKLDRSITAFILFETDRCKDFYQFSLNHPEVLECHRLAGQYSYLVKISTFSMETLEDFVDEAIKYGKSSTHLIFSSASKNIFSGEEM, encoded by the coding sequence TTGGATCGAACGGATAAAAAGATACTTTCCTTGCTGGAGAATAATGGGCGCATGTCCATGAAAGAACTGGCACAGGAAGTTTCCTTAACGGCTCCAGCAACGAAAGAACGTGTGAATAAATTAGAGGAAAGCGGAGTGATAAAAGGATATAAAACGGAAATATCACTTGAAAAACTTGATAGGAGCATAACGGCATTCATATTATTCGAAACGGATAGATGCAAAGACTTTTATCAATTTAGCTTGAACCATCCGGAAGTACTGGAATGCCACCGGTTAGCCGGTCAATACAGTTATTTGGTTAAAATAAGTACATTTTCCATGGAAACGCTGGAAGACTTCGTCGATGAAGCCATTAAATATGGGAAATCGTCCACCCATCTGATATTTTCTTCCGCATCGAAAAATATTTTTTCAGGCGAGGAGATGTAA